The following are encoded in a window of Rosa chinensis cultivar Old Blush chromosome 4, RchiOBHm-V2, whole genome shotgun sequence genomic DNA:
- the LOC112197799 gene encoding sulfate transporter 3.1, producing the protein MGNADYDHQYNPQRVEIPPPKPLLTAVKSSVRETFFPDDPFRQFKNQPATKKAVLGLQYFFTILEWAPRYNLGYLKSDLIAGITIASLAVPQGISYASLANVPPIVGIYGSFVPPIIYAIFGSSRDIAIGPVAVASLLLASILAKEVSPTDNPKLYFQMALTSGLFSGILQASLGFLRLGFVVDLLSHATILGFMGGAATTVILQQLKGVLGIKHFTHKSDVVNVLKAVFSQYHEWKWEPAVMGIGFLVFLLVTKYFGKKRPSFFWISALSPLFCVIIGSLMAYLTHAEKHHIGVIGHLKKGLNPVTVSDLTAVFNSRHLAVSIKAGFISGIIGLAEGIAVGRSFATVKNYHIDGNKEMIAFGLMNIIGSFFSCFLSAGPFSRSAVNFNAGCKTQVSNIVMAFIMMLTLLFMTPLFQYTPHVVLCSIIMMAMIGIMDVPAAIHLWKVDKIDCMICLGAFLGVSFGSVEIGLSIAVVISLLRLILFIARPRTLNLGNLPNTSTYRSIDQYTAAKNVPGVLILQIDSPIYFANSNYLRERISRWVYEEEDRIKSSGETSLQYIILDISTVGGIDTSGISMLEEVKRNLDRKSIQLVLANPRSEVIKKLDTSKYIETIGREWMFVTVGEAVEACNFLLHSSKLSPGEEKAKTPEDNV; encoded by the exons ATGGGAAACGCAGATTATGATCATCAGTATAATCCTCAACGAGTTGAGATTCCGCCTCCGAAGCCACTTTTAACTGCTGTGAAGTCGTCAGTGAGAGAGACTTTCTTTCCTGACGACCCTTTTAGGCAATTTAAGAACCAACCCGCCACCAAAAAAGCAGTTCTGGGTTTGCAATACTTCTTTACGATCCTCGAGTGGGCTCCTCGCTACAATTTGGGTTACCTCAAGTCTGATCTCATCGCCGGAATCACCATTGCCAGTCTGGCAGTTCCTCAGGGGATCAGCTATGCGAGCTTGGCTAACGTACCCCCAATCGTTGGCATAT ATGGGAGCTTTGTACCTCCGATTATTTATGCGATTTTCGGAAGCTCAAGGGATATTGCAATCGGACCGGTGGCTGTTGCATCGCTTCTGTTAGCTAGTATCTTGGCGAAGGAAGTTAGCCCTACTGACAACCCTAAACTCTATTTCCAGATGGCTCTCACCTCCGGCTTATTTTCTGGAATTCTTCAGGCTTCGCTTGGCTTCTTAAG ACTTGGTTTTGTGGTGGACCTTCTTTCCCATGCAACAATATTGGGTTTCATGGGGGGAGCAGCGACTACTGTGATTCTTCAGCAGCTTAAAGGGGTGTTAGGGATAAAACATTTCACTCATAAATCAGATGTTGTCAATGTCCTCAAAGCGGTCTTTTCCCAATACCACGAG TGGAAATGGGAACCTGCTGTGATGGGAATCGGTTTCCTCGTCTTTCTCTTAGTTACTAAATACTTT GGCAAGAAAAGACCATCTTTCTTTTGGATAAGTGCACTGTCGCCATTGTTCTGCGTGATCATTGGGAGCCTTATGGCTTACCTAACGCATGCCGAAAAACACCACATCGGAGTG ATTGGGCACCTTAAAAAGGGGCTGAACCCTGTAACCGTGTCTGACCTGACAGCGGTTTTTAATTCGCGTCATCTTGCCGTCTCCATTAAAGCTGGGTTCATCTCTGGTATTATTGGCCTTGCT GAAGGAATAGCTGTTGGAAGAAGTTTTGCCACAGTCAAGAACTATCACATCGATGGAAACAAAGAAATGATTGCTTTTGGATTGATGAACATTATAggctctttcttttcttgcttCTTGTCGGCAG GACCATTTTCGAGAAGTGCGGTGAACTTCAATGCCGGATGCAAAACTCAAGTCTCCAACATAGTCATGGCGTTTATTATGATGCTGACACTGCTATTTATGACACCATTGTTCCAGTATACACCACATGTGGTCCTCTGTTCCATTATAATGATGGCCATGATCGGCATCATGGACGTCCCAGCCGCCATCCACCTCTGGAAGGTAGATAAGATCGACTGTATGATATGCCTGGGTGCATTTTTGGGTGTTAGCTTTGGCAGTGTTGAGATTGGCTTATCCATTGCGGTCGTAATTTCATTGCTAAGACTGATCCTGTTCATAGCGAGACCCAGGACTCTCAATTTAGGCAACCTTCCAAACACATCGACTTATAGAAGCATTGATCAATACACAGCTGCAAAGAATGTTCCAGGAGTTCTCATTCTTCAGATCGATTCACCCATCTACTTCGCCAATTCTAACTATTTGAGGGAAAG GATCTCAAGGTGGGTATATGAAGAGGAAGACAGGATAAAATCTTCTGGAGAAACAAGCTTACAATACATTATACTAGACATTAGCA CTGTCGGAGGCATTGATACGAGTGGGATCAGCATGCTAGAAGAGGTCAAGAGAAATTTAGACAGAAAGAGTATCCAG CTTGTATTAGCAAACCCAAGAAGCGAAGTGATTAAGAAGCTGGATACGTCAAAGTATATTGAAACAATTGGTCGGGAATGGATGTTTGTTACTGTTGGAGAAGCTGTAGAAGCATGCAACTTTCTACTGCACAGCAGCAAACTCAGTCCAGGAGAAGAAAAGGCCAAGACACCGGAGGACAATGTCTAA